In Macadamia integrifolia cultivar HAES 741 chromosome 5, SCU_Mint_v3, whole genome shotgun sequence, a single window of DNA contains:
- the LOC122077912 gene encoding uncharacterized protein LOC122077912 yields the protein MFLHTVGHNVKNRVIAHKFGHSGETVSRYFNIVLGAIIKLYHEVLLKPRVAVHHRITNNEGVEKFYTNYKKELHRSHIDGSHIPAWVHLSDHPRFRDRKGDISQNILADCDFDMKYTYILSGWEGSASDARILDNALHRDGDGKLVLPRGKYYLVDAGFDVMEPTGDSNSRSRDIASWPSAVSHYMLECVLKQYKSGKGGDNGLKNEQFIEIANQLKEKLFTSYDYEQVRNHFRIWKQRLRALSDLQKQSGLGWNASDMRFDAPQHFWNDYRKKEQKYWKEHSLLPIHLEVGALLRKEMATGNDSTVPSEAATEVMMDVTGTHVEGIGNSDGVDYKHIEEEESVPSTPIGSTSRSRGRPRGPVNSGREKRKKGVAEKVVSPLKQIANSIEKMVMSESQSEFGRAIIDDVDAIPDLNFQQKFKAKEYFKAKQNSAIIFLGTKVEDRRNLLEMYLPEIEKN from the exons ATGTTTCTACATACAGTAGGACACAATGTTAAAAATCGCGTCATTGCACACAAGTTTGGACATTCTGGTGAGACTGTCAGTAGGTACTTTAACATTGTATTGGGagcaatcattaaattgtacCACGAGGTACTATTGAAACCTCGTGTCGCAGTGCATCATCGGATAACAAATAATGAAGGAGTGGAGAAATTTTACaccaactataaaaaggaattgCATCGGAGCCATATCGATGGGTCTCATATCCCTGCGTGGGTGCATTTAAGCGACCATCCGAGGTTCCGTGATAGGAAGGGTGATATTTCCCAGAATATTCTTGCTGACTGtgactttgacatgaaatatacTTACATTCTTTCTGGTTGGGAAGGATCAGCATCAGATGCTCGAATCTTAGACAATGCATTACATAGAGACGGCGACGGAAAATTGGTGCTGCCACGAGGTAAATATTATCTCGTTGATGCTGG ttttgatgtgatGGAACCAACAGGAGATTCTAATAGTAGGTCACGGGACATCGCTTCATGGCCTAGCGCCGTTTCTCATTATATGTTGGAGTGTGTATTGAAGCAGTACAAGAGTGGTAAGGGTGGAGATAATGGACTGAAAAATGAGCAGTTCATTGAAATTGCCAACCAACTGAAGGAGAAATTATTTACTAGTTACGACTATGAACAAGTGAGAAACCACTTCCGGATTTggaagcaaaggcttagagcattgagtgacctacagaagcaaagtggattgggttggaatgcatctgatatgagatttgatgctcctcaacacttctggaatgattatagg aaaaaagaacaaaagtattggaaggaacatagtttgctcccaattcaccttgaagttggagctttgctaaGGAAAGAGATGGCAACTGGGAATGATTCAACAGTCCCCTCTGAAGCTGCCACTGAAGTTATGATGGACGTGACAGGTACTCATGTTGAGGGAATAGGGAACAGTGATGGTGTTGACTATAAacatattgaagaagaagaaagtgttccttccacTCCCATTGGTAGTACCAGCCGTTCGCGAGGAAGACCTCGTGGGCCCGTCAATAGTggcagagaaaagaggaagaagggtgtagctgaaaaggtggtaagtccaTTGAAACAGATTGCTAACTCAATCGAGAAGATGGTAATGAGTGAATCTCAGTCTGAATTTGGGAGAGCCATTATAGATGATGTTGATGCCATTCCAGAcctcaattttcaacaaaagtttaaggccaaggaatatttcaaggCCAAGCAGAATTCTGCCATTATCTTCTTGGGAACAAAAGTAGAAGATAGGCGAAATCTGCTTGAGATGTACTtgccagagattgagaagaattga
- the LOC122078863 gene encoding uncharacterized protein LOC122078863 has protein sequence MVTTGWYKKMGERIWTPWFIKFIHSRSYFNIYTNFLRERALSVSHRDAGVNYGKTAGPDSYLLDESSLDFDLLEMLPLSNLKWYDFCFREVIPERVVRSFNELDPVLQSVQKENTIILLSIFGASQTVTRNMLCHFERLDITNYIVLGPESEFLLDLSRRGHPVVNIQQLLNGVGGYKLMGSQGSNAELIWEILGIAYVIKKCLDSHYSSWVIVGNMIPISADAFSFANEPLYDFFSARDSGLLFVRSSATAKNIWIDDFIYKAAAAAKDSMEDSSLSRERRHFVYFASESLQANGIRIKKNNESNFGVHIFSNYTSQTSLGDEKKIIFWPYGMELGHLQKALQSLGMWVVDGDSSCVAVACHHS, from the exons ATG gtgACAACTGGATGGTATAAAAAGATGGGAGAGAGAATATGGACTCCTTGGTTCATCAAATTTATTCACTCTCGTTCTTACTTCAATATTTACACCAACTTTCTACGTGAGAGAGCTCTCTCTGTCTCCCACAGAGATGCTGGTGTTAACTATGGGAAAACAGCTGGGCCAGATTCTTATTTACTTGATGAAAGTTCCCTTGATTTCGACCTTTTAGAAATGCTGCCCTTGAGTAATCTAAAATGGTATGATTTCTGCTTCAGAGAAGTGATTCCTGAGAGGGTTGTAAGGAGCTTCAATGAGCTTGATCCAGTTCTTCAAAGTGTGCAGAAAGAGAATACTATTATACTCCTAAGCATATTTGGAGCATCTCAGACCGTCACTAGGAACATGCTGTGCCATTTTGAAAGGCTGGATATCACGAACTATATCGTGTTGGGCCCTGAGTCTGAGTTCTTGTTGGATCTTTCAAGGAGGGGACATCCTGTGGTTAATATACAGCAATTACTCAATGGTGTTGGTGGCTATAAATTGATGGGCAGTCAGGGATCCAATGCAGAATTGATCTGGGAAATCTTGGGCATAGCTTATGTGATTAAGAAGTGCCTAGATTCTCATTATAGTTCTTGGGTCATTGTTGGAAATATGATTCCTATCAGTGCTGATGCATTTTCTTTTGCAAATGAGCCCTTGTATGATTTCTTCTCTGCAAGGGATTCAGGACTGTTGTTTGTCAGGAGCTCAGCAACAgctaaaaatatttggattgATGATTTTATTTACAAAGCTGCAGCAGCAGCAAAGGATTCAATGGAAGATAGTTCACTTTCTAGAGAACGAAGGCACTTTGTGTATTTTGCATCAGAATCACTGCAAGCAAATGGTAtcaggattaaaaaaaataatgaatcaaATTTTGGAGTACATATTTTTAGCAATTACACCAGTCAAACTTCTCTAGGAGATGAGAAAAAGATTATCTTTTGGCCTTATGGGATGGAACTGGGTCATCTTCAAAAGGCTCTTCAAAGTTTGGGTATGTGGGTGGTGGATGGTGACTCTTCTTGTGTGGCTGTAGCGTGCCACCACTCATAG